The following proteins are co-located in the Paludibaculum fermentans genome:
- a CDS encoding ExeA family protein: protein MYNAFFGFRENPFNLSPDPAFLYRSPQHEEALANLIYGVHSRKGFIVLTGEVGTGKTTMLECMRDYLESQYIEFAFLFNSRINTEQFFEMIAYDLDLRCAHKSKTEVLFALNQLLIQQANEGRTTVLIVDEAHNLEWDVLEEIRLLGNLENPRLGKLLQIVLAGQPELDRKLDAPNLRQLKQRIVLRCTLAPFGLAEATEYVNSRLRKAGMPDQQVFSEEVIKEVHLRSQGIPRLINAICDNLLLTAFALEKKTTTIEMLDEVCQDMRLEWPGKRLRGRSSFPGPNDPAEPPSFLSSREQY from the coding sequence ATGTATAACGCGTTCTTCGGATTTCGGGAAAACCCATTCAATCTCAGCCCGGATCCCGCGTTCCTCTATCGGAGCCCACAGCACGAAGAAGCGCTCGCCAATCTCATCTACGGGGTTCATAGCCGTAAGGGATTCATCGTACTCACCGGCGAGGTCGGCACAGGCAAAACCACCATGCTCGAATGCATGCGGGACTACCTGGAGTCGCAGTACATCGAGTTCGCCTTCCTCTTCAACTCCCGCATCAACACGGAACAGTTTTTCGAGATGATCGCCTACGATCTCGACCTTCGCTGCGCGCATAAGTCGAAGACCGAGGTCCTTTTCGCCCTGAATCAGCTCCTCATCCAGCAAGCCAACGAGGGTCGTACTACAGTACTGATCGTTGACGAGGCCCACAATCTGGAATGGGACGTACTGGAAGAGATCCGCCTGCTCGGGAACCTCGAAAACCCCCGCCTCGGCAAGCTCCTCCAAATCGTCCTGGCCGGTCAGCCCGAACTCGACCGCAAACTGGATGCCCCCAACCTCCGTCAGCTGAAACAACGCATCGTCCTCCGCTGCACTCTCGCCCCCTTCGGGCTGGCGGAAGCAACCGAGTACGTCAACTCCCGTTTGCGCAAGGCCGGCATGCCCGATCAGCAGGTCTTCTCTGAGGAAGTAATCAAGGAAGTCCACCTGCGCAGCCAGGGCATCCCTCGTCTTATCAACGCGATCTGCGACAACCTCCTGCTCACTGCGTTCGCCCTCGAGAAGAAGACAACCACCATCGAAATGCTCGACGAAGTCTGCCAGGACATGCGCCTGGAATGGCCCGGCAAGCGTCTCCGCGGCAGGTCGTCGTTCCCCGGGCCCAACGACCCCGCCGAACCTCCGTCCTTCCTCAGCTCCCGCGAACAATACTAA
- a CDS encoding beta strand repeat-containing protein — MWLSGALHGLQGAPRMGEAELRPMGLPVSFHETSPGQWMARGGLQQARISAAGLWLRDGRHSIGISFEGRSAQARTEGEAAAAGTVNLLLGNQPGQWRSGVPAYDAMRIRELYPGIELHLSGERGALKSEYVVAAGGDPGLIRIRYAPAWRMTVEGDGSLRIETETGVWREAPPLLYQVVDGHPERVDGGYLVRPDGTVGFAVEEFDGRRPLVIDPVVTFSSLVGGYGASAATGVAVDAAGYLYLAGYTDAADLPVQGPASPRVGGVDAYVAKIQASTGRLVYATYIGGSGDDRAFALAVDAMGSAYVTGWTTSANFPVVSAAQPVLSGYKDAFLLKLNPAGSALSFSTYFGGSQSESGNALALTATQVWIGGDSSSASLPGGNGWRNSNGGMQDGFLARYSQTGSLLGSTLLGGSGDETVKAVAVDSQGSVYAAGATGSSNLNLPMGGAQMSLKGSQDGFVMKFDATGSQLIAGTYLGGTRGDVSNPEMVLGLAVDAAQNVYVTGMTPSSDFPLVTPWMGTLQGLQDAYVARLASGLGSVVWSTLVGGAGKDSGTCIGLDAGGLVVVAGSTTSSNFPLQGATQSTTGGGSDGFVLRMAANGASVAFSTYTGGSAADGVAALALGAGGTVYVAGQSGSADYPQKNPAQAVSGAALRMFVTRMAVGVLPVLQTVSPNAGSGAARTFSFSATHASGAAQIGVLELLVGPSAASAQVCRIRYDRATGLLGLAADSGLSWSSVALGASSSVSNSQCTLSGSGATAVSAGNTLTVTAGLSFAVGFAGTRQLYLNAAALSGEETGFAAAGSWTVVSASNQTPTASLVAPASGSGLAVKFSVVFSDTDGGADISTAKVIVHSSAVDVNSCSIRVQRAAGTIELAADSGSTWSSGAAGSSGTLQNSQCQVKLVNSSIAVSGSTLTVALDLVFQAAFAGARNVYGMATDASGASGSWKQLGGWTVTAPVVNTAPVPASVSPSSGSGAAQVFTFQFTDANGAADLALLRVLINGQQTAVAGCYFVWDRSAGVIWLADDSGAVWSASARAGTAESASNSQCKVNATGSSIAASGTGLSMAVSVSFFPGFNGVKSVYANATDAAGLTSASPQLGSYTVAAVSTQPTGPLTVAPAAGSGSSQVFTFTFTDPRGAGDLTWLRVLVHSQQTAVGGCYLEVDPVGLVAYLYDDAGAGYSAARLGASDAVQNSQCKISGAGSSVALSGAQATLKLDLSFQAGFAGVKSIWANASDRTGFTSGSPQLGAFTVDAAGAAALGAVSMTPGSGSGGSQAFSFVFGDPKGASDLAWMRVLIHSQQTAAQACYLAVERSTGLIYLADDPGANWVQAAMGSSATAKNSQCTVSGTGSSMSLSGSRATVVLNVSFAAAFNGAKSVWANATDGAGSTSASPQIGTFTVAVEGGHQAPAPVSVTPSSASGSRKVFTFTYSDGDGGSDVETPRVLIHSQQTAEHGCYFQLTRSSGVLSLADDSGTAWAQVRLGVSETAQNSQCVLYGAASASSVSGNSLTVSVDLGFKSAFAGAKSIWMNATDQEGLTSGSPLLGSFTVTP; from the coding sequence GTGTGGCTTTCCGGCGCTCTGCATGGATTGCAGGGGGCTCCGCGGATGGGCGAGGCGGAGTTGCGGCCCATGGGACTTCCGGTGTCGTTCCACGAGACGAGTCCCGGGCAGTGGATGGCGCGAGGCGGGCTGCAGCAGGCGCGAATCAGTGCGGCGGGGCTGTGGCTGCGGGACGGGCGGCACTCGATTGGCATCTCATTCGAGGGACGGAGTGCGCAGGCCCGGACCGAGGGCGAGGCAGCGGCCGCAGGTACGGTGAATCTGCTACTGGGGAACCAACCGGGCCAGTGGCGGAGCGGCGTGCCGGCTTACGATGCCATGCGCATCCGAGAGCTGTATCCGGGCATAGAGCTGCATTTGAGCGGCGAGCGGGGGGCCCTGAAGTCGGAGTACGTTGTTGCCGCCGGCGGCGACCCGGGGTTGATCCGGATCCGCTATGCTCCGGCGTGGCGGATGACGGTGGAAGGCGATGGTTCCCTGCGGATCGAGACGGAGACGGGCGTATGGCGCGAGGCGCCGCCGCTGCTGTACCAGGTAGTGGACGGCCATCCGGAGAGGGTGGACGGGGGCTATCTGGTGCGGCCGGATGGGACGGTGGGCTTTGCCGTGGAGGAGTTCGACGGGAGGCGCCCGCTGGTGATCGATCCGGTGGTGACCTTCAGCTCACTGGTGGGCGGGTATGGCGCTTCGGCGGCCACCGGCGTGGCAGTGGATGCGGCGGGGTACCTCTATCTGGCCGGGTACACGGATGCGGCGGATTTGCCCGTGCAGGGACCAGCTTCGCCGCGGGTGGGCGGTGTGGATGCGTATGTCGCGAAGATCCAGGCGTCCACGGGGCGGCTTGTGTACGCGACGTATATCGGCGGATCGGGAGATGACCGGGCGTTCGCGCTGGCGGTGGATGCGATGGGGTCGGCGTATGTGACGGGCTGGACCACGTCGGCGAACTTCCCGGTGGTGAGTGCGGCGCAGCCGGTGCTTTCCGGATACAAAGACGCGTTTCTCCTGAAATTGAATCCGGCGGGGAGCGCGCTGTCCTTTAGCACGTACTTTGGGGGTTCGCAGAGCGAGTCGGGCAATGCTCTGGCTCTGACCGCGACGCAGGTGTGGATCGGCGGCGACAGCAGTTCCGCCTCGCTGCCAGGCGGAAATGGGTGGCGCAACAGCAATGGCGGCATGCAGGACGGGTTCCTGGCGCGGTACTCGCAGACCGGCTCGCTGCTGGGGTCGACGCTGCTGGGCGGGTCCGGCGACGAGACCGTGAAGGCGGTGGCGGTGGACTCGCAGGGCAGCGTGTATGCGGCGGGGGCGACGGGGTCGTCGAACCTGAATCTGCCGATGGGCGGAGCGCAGATGTCGCTGAAGGGCTCGCAGGACGGGTTCGTGATGAAGTTCGACGCGACGGGCTCGCAGTTGATCGCGGGCACCTACCTGGGGGGGACGCGCGGCGATGTTTCGAATCCTGAGATGGTGCTGGGCCTGGCGGTGGATGCGGCGCAGAACGTGTATGTGACGGGGATGACACCTTCCTCGGACTTCCCGCTGGTGACGCCGTGGATGGGGACGCTGCAGGGCTTGCAGGACGCGTATGTGGCGCGGCTGGCGAGCGGCCTGGGTTCTGTTGTGTGGAGCACGCTGGTGGGCGGGGCGGGGAAGGATTCCGGCACCTGCATCGGCCTGGATGCCGGTGGGCTGGTGGTGGTAGCGGGGTCGACGACTTCGTCGAACTTCCCGCTGCAGGGCGCCACCCAGTCGACGACGGGCGGCGGTTCGGACGGCTTTGTCCTGCGGATGGCCGCGAATGGCGCGTCGGTGGCGTTCTCGACCTACACGGGCGGGAGCGCGGCGGATGGAGTGGCGGCTCTGGCGCTGGGCGCCGGTGGGACGGTGTATGTGGCGGGGCAGAGCGGGTCGGCGGACTATCCGCAGAAGAATCCGGCGCAGGCCGTGTCCGGCGCGGCGCTGCGGATGTTCGTGACGCGGATGGCGGTGGGCGTGCTGCCTGTTTTGCAGACCGTGTCGCCGAATGCGGGCTCCGGCGCGGCTCGGACCTTCTCGTTCTCGGCCACCCACGCTTCGGGCGCGGCGCAAATCGGGGTGCTGGAGCTGTTGGTGGGGCCTTCGGCGGCGTCGGCGCAGGTGTGCCGGATCCGGTATGACCGGGCGACGGGGTTGCTGGGACTGGCGGCGGATTCGGGGTTGAGCTGGAGCAGCGTGGCGCTGGGGGCAAGCAGTTCCGTGTCGAACAGCCAGTGTACGTTGTCGGGTAGCGGCGCGACGGCGGTGAGCGCCGGAAACACCTTGACGGTGACGGCGGGGTTGAGCTTCGCGGTGGGCTTCGCGGGCACGCGGCAGTTGTACCTAAACGCCGCGGCGCTGAGTGGGGAAGAGACCGGGTTTGCCGCGGCGGGCTCGTGGACGGTGGTCTCGGCTTCGAACCAGACGCCCACGGCCAGTCTGGTGGCTCCGGCCAGCGGCAGCGGGCTCGCAGTGAAGTTCAGCGTGGTCTTCTCCGATACGGATGGCGGGGCGGATATCTCGACCGCGAAGGTGATTGTGCATTCGTCGGCCGTGGATGTGAACTCCTGTTCGATCCGGGTGCAGAGGGCGGCGGGCACGATCGAACTGGCAGCGGATTCAGGGTCGACGTGGAGCTCGGGTGCGGCCGGCAGCTCGGGTACGCTGCAGAACAGCCAGTGCCAGGTGAAGCTGGTGAATTCGTCGATCGCCGTATCCGGCAGTACGCTGACGGTGGCGCTGGATCTCGTCTTCCAGGCGGCGTTTGCGGGGGCGCGCAATGTGTACGGGATGGCTACGGATGCGTCGGGGGCGTCGGGTAGCTGGAAGCAGCTCGGGGGATGGACAGTGACCGCGCCGGTGGTGAATACCGCGCCGGTGCCGGCGTCGGTGAGTCCATCCAGCGGCAGCGGCGCGGCGCAGGTGTTCACGTTCCAATTCACGGATGCGAATGGAGCGGCGGACCTGGCGCTGCTGCGGGTGTTGATCAACGGCCAGCAGACGGCCGTGGCGGGGTGCTACTTCGTATGGGACCGGAGCGCGGGTGTGATCTGGCTGGCGGACGATAGCGGGGCGGTGTGGTCGGCTTCAGCGAGGGCGGGTACGGCGGAGTCGGCCAGTAACAGCCAGTGCAAGGTGAACGCGACGGGCTCGTCGATTGCGGCGAGCGGTACGGGTTTGAGCATGGCGGTGAGCGTGAGCTTCTTCCCGGGCTTTAACGGGGTGAAGAGCGTGTACGCGAATGCGACGGACGCGGCCGGGCTGACCAGCGCGTCGCCTCAGTTGGGGTCGTACACGGTGGCGGCGGTGAGTACGCAGCCGACAGGGCCGCTGACGGTGGCTCCGGCGGCGGGTAGCGGGTCGAGCCAGGTGTTCACGTTTACGTTCACCGATCCGCGCGGCGCGGGGGACCTGACCTGGCTGCGTGTGCTGGTCCATTCGCAACAGACGGCCGTGGGCGGCTGCTATCTCGAGGTCGATCCGGTGGGGCTGGTCGCGTATCTGTATGACGATGCGGGGGCCGGTTACTCGGCGGCGCGGTTGGGCGCCAGCGATGCGGTACAAAACAGTCAATGTAAGATTTCAGGTGCGGGCAGCAGCGTCGCATTGTCCGGAGCGCAGGCGACGCTGAAACTGGACTTGAGTTTCCAGGCGGGCTTCGCGGGCGTGAAGTCCATCTGGGCGAATGCGAGCGACCGGACGGGTTTCACGAGCGGGTCTCCGCAATTGGGGGCTTTCACTGTGGACGCCGCGGGGGCGGCGGCGTTGGGGGCTGTTTCCATGACGCCCGGCAGCGGCAGCGGAGGATCGCAGGCATTCAGTTTCGTGTTTGGCGATCCCAAGGGGGCGTCGGACCTGGCGTGGATGCGGGTGCTGATCCATTCGCAGCAGACGGCTGCCCAGGCGTGCTATCTCGCGGTGGAACGGTCGACTGGGCTCATCTATCTGGCCGATGACCCGGGTGCCAACTGGGTGCAGGCGGCGATGGGGAGCAGCGCGACGGCGAAAAACAGCCAGTGTACGGTGAGTGGGACGGGTTCGTCGATGAGCCTGAGCGGCAGCCGGGCGACGGTGGTGCTGAACGTCTCGTTTGCGGCGGCCTTCAATGGGGCGAAGAGTGTCTGGGCGAATGCGACCGATGGGGCGGGGTCGACCAGCGCCTCGCCTCAGATCGGGACGTTCACGGTCGCGGTGGAGGGAGGCCACCAGGCGCCGGCCCCTGTTTCCGTGACGCCGTCCAGCGCCAGCGGTTCGAGGAAGGTGTTTACGTTCACCTACAGCGATGGCGATGGAGGCTCGGATGTGGAGACGCCGCGCGTCCTGATCCATTCGCAGCAGACGGCGGAGCATGGGTGTTACTTCCAGTTGACGCGGTCGAGCGGGGTGCTTTCGCTGGCGGACGACTCGGGTACGGCGTGGGCGCAGGTCCGGCTAGGGGTCAGTGAGACCGCACAGAATAGTCAATGTGTGCTTTATGGGGCCGCGTCGGCGTCGTCGGTATCTGGAAACTCTCTGACAGTTTCCGTGGATTTGGGATTCAAATCGGCCTTTGCGGGCGCAAAGAGTATCTGGATGAATGCCACGGATCAGGAGGGCCTGACGAGCGGATCGCCGTTGCTGGGTTCGTTCACGGTGACGCCCTAG
- a CDS encoding glycosyltransferase family 2 protein, protein MSESYQPLVSLVTPSYNQAAFIRDTIESVLGQDYPRIEYLVMDGGSSDGTAAIVAEYAGRLTFVSERDSGQSDAINQGFQRAKGEIVAWINSDDLLLPGAVSAAVRAFAESPLAGAVYGEGYCIDRAGRVTGRFPATEPFNLWRLTWVCDSILQQSVFFRRSAVEEVGWLRETLHWSMDWDLLVRLGKRFGLRYVPEYLGCLREYGETKTASGGGRRFRELWATLRRQTGAWWAPGCWYYGLDTYDKVWSGALRRVGAEWLATRVFQLCRWKIDRVALHAQGYYPGGWAGRRMHWMLPGGTRKFLVKGEVPGWAGAPAEQRIHVSDGPRIVASTALRPGPFEWLVELPEPGEDEAVSLLFAAGWSVRMPGGQGVRVSWRLVEITSV, encoded by the coding sequence GTGAGTGAAAGCTACCAACCCCTGGTGTCGCTTGTCACGCCTTCCTACAACCAGGCGGCGTTCATCCGCGACACGATTGAGAGCGTGTTGGGGCAGGATTATCCGCGCATCGAATACCTGGTGATGGATGGCGGGTCGAGCGACGGCACGGCTGCGATTGTGGCGGAGTATGCGGGGCGGCTGACGTTTGTCTCCGAGCGGGATTCCGGGCAGAGCGATGCCATCAACCAGGGCTTCCAGCGGGCCAAGGGCGAGATAGTGGCATGGATCAACTCCGATGATCTGCTGTTGCCGGGCGCGGTGTCGGCGGCGGTGCGGGCGTTTGCGGAGAGTCCGCTGGCGGGCGCTGTGTACGGCGAGGGCTACTGCATCGACCGGGCAGGCCGGGTGACGGGCAGGTTTCCGGCGACGGAGCCGTTCAATTTGTGGCGGCTGACTTGGGTGTGCGACTCGATTCTGCAGCAGAGCGTGTTTTTCCGGCGTTCAGCGGTGGAGGAGGTGGGGTGGCTGCGCGAGACCCTGCACTGGTCGATGGATTGGGATCTGCTGGTGCGGTTGGGGAAGCGGTTTGGGCTGCGCTACGTGCCGGAGTACCTTGGGTGCCTGCGGGAGTATGGCGAGACCAAGACGGCGTCGGGCGGGGGGCGGCGGTTCCGGGAATTGTGGGCGACGCTGCGTAGGCAGACGGGTGCGTGGTGGGCTCCGGGCTGCTGGTATTACGGGTTGGATACGTATGACAAGGTTTGGAGCGGAGCGCTGCGGCGGGTGGGCGCGGAGTGGCTGGCGACGCGGGTGTTCCAACTTTGCCGCTGGAAGATCGATCGTGTGGCGCTGCACGCGCAGGGTTACTATCCCGGCGGCTGGGCCGGCCGCAGGATGCACTGGATGCTGCCTGGAGGAACGCGGAAATTCCTGGTGAAGGGGGAGGTTCCGGGGTGGGCCGGAGCTCCTGCCGAGCAGCGGATCCATGTGAGTGACGGCCCGCGGATTGTGGCGTCGACGGCCCTGCGGCCAGGGCCGTTTGAGTGGCTGGTGGAGTTGCCGGAGCCGGGTGAGGACGAAGCCGTTTCGCTTTTGTTTGCCGCCGGTTGGAGTGTGCGAATGCCGGGTGGGCAGGGTGTGCGGGTGAGCTGGCGGCTGGTGGAGATCACGAGTGTCTAG
- a CDS encoding glycosyltransferase family 4 protein has protein sequence MHIAVNVRHYLKGRIGGQENYLQAILRGLARRGQKLTIFAQPSQFQAVREMVGAPVEVWAVPEEGRAMLQAIGGGGFDLLFCPLHTLEPLDPPIPSAVMIPDLQHEFFPAYFDDRALQWRCRNYEPSARNASVVLTCSEFSKRTIVERYGVAAEKVVVCGHGVDVEFLAQPAGGGPPAEAMALPAEYLYFPAFYWPHKNHANAFQALKLLHERGHGELHLVCTGGGDWAPAQALVEGMGLSRRVKLLGRVEGSVVPELYRRSRGLLFPTLFEGFGIPVLEAMQLGVPVVTSRGGAAEEVAGGCAVLVEAGDPAAIANGVESVLADVGLRRRLTEAGRARAGLFSWDRAVDRTLEALQRVAAVGYRGPAQIEVTEWPVISVVICGEEAAASVRRQDYPHVEMLCGVEGCSGALVNVLRDGDEWLPGAAAMVAQAWRRSPRAGVIYGLARRGDGVVGRVPYVYEDLNYGPVWAGAAAFYGRAAFEGAGWLLGEGGGLVEGPPLPYGRGSTTDSRTGSRTGAGRGALDELRLALRVARGHAVVGLTECLAVWGHDFSLHDEGLEQVRDEAIELILEQFEYVPLEWIDGRAVLRLAGGTGAMSGRWPSLLRGLAVNRGRRQRYWHDWRQGGASR, from the coding sequence ATGCACATCGCAGTCAACGTCCGGCACTACCTTAAAGGGCGTATCGGCGGTCAGGAGAACTACCTGCAGGCCATTCTGCGGGGTCTTGCGCGGCGCGGGCAGAAATTGACAATATTCGCCCAGCCTTCGCAGTTCCAGGCAGTGCGCGAAATGGTGGGGGCTCCGGTTGAGGTGTGGGCTGTCCCGGAAGAGGGACGTGCGATGCTCCAGGCGATCGGCGGGGGCGGATTTGACCTGCTCTTCTGCCCGCTGCATACGTTGGAACCGCTCGATCCGCCTATCCCTTCTGCGGTGATGATACCTGATTTGCAGCACGAGTTCTTCCCTGCCTATTTCGACGATCGGGCGCTCCAGTGGCGTTGCAGGAACTATGAGCCGAGCGCAAGGAATGCGTCGGTGGTGTTGACGTGTTCGGAGTTCTCGAAGCGCACGATTGTGGAGCGGTACGGGGTGGCTGCGGAGAAGGTGGTGGTGTGCGGGCATGGGGTGGATGTGGAGTTCCTGGCGCAGCCTGCCGGGGGCGGCCCACCGGCTGAAGCAATGGCGCTGCCGGCGGAGTATCTCTACTTTCCGGCGTTCTATTGGCCGCACAAGAATCACGCGAACGCATTCCAGGCATTGAAGTTACTGCACGAGCGCGGGCATGGCGAGCTGCATCTGGTGTGTACGGGGGGAGGCGATTGGGCTCCGGCGCAGGCGCTGGTGGAGGGGATGGGCTTGAGCCGCCGGGTGAAGCTGCTGGGTCGAGTGGAGGGCTCCGTGGTGCCGGAGTTGTACCGGCGGTCGCGCGGGCTGCTGTTTCCTACTCTGTTTGAAGGCTTTGGGATCCCGGTGCTGGAGGCGATGCAACTGGGGGTTCCGGTGGTGACTTCGCGAGGGGGGGCGGCAGAAGAGGTGGCCGGCGGGTGCGCGGTGCTGGTGGAGGCCGGGGATCCGGCTGCCATTGCCAACGGTGTGGAGAGCGTGCTGGCCGACGTGGGATTGCGCCGAAGGTTGACGGAGGCAGGACGGGCCAGGGCGGGTTTGTTTTCGTGGGATCGGGCGGTGGATCGCACTTTGGAAGCGCTGCAACGCGTGGCCGCTGTTGGGTATCGCGGGCCGGCGCAGATTGAAGTGACGGAGTGGCCGGTGATTTCCGTGGTGATTTGTGGGGAGGAGGCCGCGGCGTCGGTGCGGAGGCAGGATTATCCGCATGTGGAGATGCTGTGCGGGGTGGAGGGTTGCTCGGGCGCGCTGGTGAATGTGCTGCGGGACGGGGATGAGTGGCTGCCCGGGGCGGCGGCGATGGTGGCGCAGGCGTGGCGGAGGAGTCCGCGAGCGGGGGTGATTTATGGGCTGGCTCGGCGGGGGGATGGGGTTGTGGGTAGGGTTCCGTATGTGTATGAGGATTTGAATTACGGGCCGGTTTGGGCGGGGGCGGCGGCGTTTTATGGGCGGGCGGCGTTTGAGGGGGCTGGCTGGCTTTTGGGGGAGGGTGGGGGTTTGGTGGAGGGTCCACCGCTCCCTTACGGTCGCGGCTCAACGACGGACTCAAGGACCGGATCAAGGACGGGGGCGGGACGGGGGGCTCTGGACGAGTTGCGGCTGGCGCTGCGGGTGGCTCGGGGGCATGCTGTTGTTGGGCTGACCGAGTGCCTGGCGGTTTGGGGTCATGATTTCTCGCTGCATGACGAGGGCCTCGAGCAGGTTCGAGACGAGGCTATCGAGTTGATTCTGGAACAATTTGAGTACGTTCCTCTGGAGTGGATCGACGGGCGGGCGGTGCTGCGGCTGGCTGGCGGCACGGGGGCGATGAGCGGCCGGTGGCCGAGCCTCTTACGGGGGCTGGCCGTGAATCGGGGGCGGCGGCAGCGCTATTGGCACGACTGGCGGCAGGGGGGCGCCTCGCGGTGA
- a CDS encoding glycosyltransferase family 2 protein produces MNKTISIVTPTFGMAEYLGCAIQSVLGQECAQCDYLVADGGSSDGTVELLQSFNGQLRWRSEKDGGAAAALQRAFQEAKGDIFTWLNADDVLLPGALTQVQQAFERYPDAVAVYSGASWVDQNLQLIRPYPVIADAVRHLQEECLICQPACFFRAEAYRACGGIDPKLQSAFDYDLWIRLSRLGRMVYVPGEWAWSRMHSANKSLGQRQQAFREGEQVLMRHFDYVPFSWIYSRRVNKRDGRDQFFQPLEPSLYAYLACLPEGLNTNRRHPLRYLRDWAAQISWRAAVRMLGLKGPGLKGRS; encoded by the coding sequence TTGAATAAGACAATCTCCATCGTCACGCCGACTTTTGGCATGGCGGAATACCTCGGCTGCGCGATCCAAAGCGTACTGGGCCAGGAGTGTGCCCAATGCGACTACCTCGTCGCTGACGGCGGTTCTTCCGACGGCACCGTGGAGTTGCTGCAGAGCTTCAACGGCCAGCTCCGCTGGCGTTCTGAGAAGGATGGGGGCGCCGCCGCTGCCCTCCAGCGCGCCTTCCAGGAAGCCAAAGGGGATATTTTCACATGGCTCAACGCTGATGACGTTCTGCTGCCCGGGGCGCTCACCCAGGTGCAGCAGGCCTTCGAGCGCTATCCGGACGCCGTGGCCGTTTACAGCGGAGCTTCCTGGGTCGACCAGAACCTGCAACTCATCCGCCCCTATCCCGTCATCGCAGACGCCGTGCGCCACCTCCAGGAGGAGTGCCTCATCTGCCAGCCCGCCTGCTTCTTCCGCGCGGAGGCTTACCGTGCCTGCGGCGGCATCGACCCCAAGCTGCAGTCCGCCTTCGACTACGACCTCTGGATCCGCCTCTCGCGGCTCGGCCGCATGGTCTATGTGCCCGGCGAGTGGGCCTGGTCCCGCATGCACTCGGCCAACAAGAGCCTCGGCCAGCGCCAGCAGGCCTTCCGGGAAGGCGAACAGGTGCTGATGCGCCACTTCGACTACGTCCCCTTCTCCTGGATCTACTCGCGCCGTGTCAACAAACGCGATGGCCGCGATCAGTTCTTCCAGCCGCTTGAGCCCTCCCTCTACGCCTACCTCGCCTGCCTGCCCGAAGGCCTCAACACCAACCGCCGCCACCCCCTCCGCTACCTGCGGGACTGGGCTGCGCAAATCAGCTGGCGCGCAGCCGTCCGCATGCTGGGTTTGAAAGGTCCGGGCCTGAAAGGACGATCCTGA
- a CDS encoding Gfo/Idh/MocA family protein, which yields MSDFYSASRRGFLAAAVAAPAILRAQDAPGRMKVAFIGVGNRGGFLLKQMFEVQGVDIIAICDIDPETLKKAVDAATEKGHKPQGYADYRKMIEQRKDIEAIVIATPVDTHIGPAIAALEAGKHVYCEKPMALTPEECNTIMKATESAKGIYQAGFQLRHDPNRAASMKFLQSGGMGKMLYAQGYRHTGDLPRNEPWLFDRVRSGDNIVEQACHIIDLFVWAVGKPPLRAMGSGGINLYKNVPPGRTTMDNYSVIYEFPDDIRVTFSHIYFDPAGFSGVKERVFGSEGAIDLAQAKWIKLEQKGEIALEVPDAGQRGDLLSVKAFIENARAKKLPLNNAASAKRSTLTAMMGRKAIYEKRIVTWDEMGG from the coding sequence ATGTCCGATTTCTATTCCGCATCGCGGCGCGGGTTTCTGGCCGCGGCGGTGGCCGCACCCGCAATTCTGCGGGCTCAGGACGCACCGGGCCGGATGAAGGTGGCGTTCATCGGTGTCGGCAACCGGGGCGGCTTCCTGCTGAAACAGATGTTCGAGGTTCAGGGTGTCGACATCATCGCCATTTGCGATATCGATCCGGAGACCTTGAAAAAGGCCGTGGATGCGGCCACGGAAAAGGGCCACAAGCCTCAGGGCTATGCCGATTACCGCAAGATGATCGAGCAGCGCAAGGACATCGAAGCGATTGTCATTGCGACTCCGGTGGACACGCACATCGGGCCGGCGATCGCGGCTCTGGAAGCGGGCAAGCACGTCTACTGCGAGAAGCCGATGGCGCTGACGCCCGAAGAGTGCAACACGATCATGAAGGCGACGGAGAGCGCGAAGGGCATTTATCAGGCAGGCTTCCAGCTGCGGCATGATCCGAACCGCGCGGCTTCGATGAAGTTCCTGCAATCGGGCGGGATGGGCAAGATGCTGTATGCGCAGGGCTACCGGCATACGGGCGACCTGCCGCGGAACGAGCCCTGGTTGTTCGACCGCGTGCGCAGTGGCGACAACATTGTGGAGCAGGCCTGCCATATCATCGATCTGTTTGTCTGGGCCGTGGGCAAGCCTCCGCTGCGGGCGATGGGTTCCGGCGGGATCAACCTGTACAAGAATGTACCTCCGGGCCGGACGACCATGGACAACTACTCCGTGATCTACGAGTTCCCGGACGATATTCGCGTGACGTTCTCCCACATCTACTTCGACCCGGCCGGTTTCTCGGGTGTGAAGGAGCGGGTGTTTGGCAGTGAAGGCGCCATCGACCTGGCGCAGGCGAAGTGGATCAAGCTCGAGCAGAAGGGCGAGATCGCGCTGGAAGTGCCGGATGCCGGGCAGCGCGGCGACCTGCTGAGCGTGAAGGCGTTCATCGAGAATGCCCGGGCCAAGAAGCTGCCTCTCAACAATGCCGCCTCGGCGAAGCGATCGACGCTGACGGCGATGATGGGCCGGAAGGCGATCTATGAGAAGCGGATTGTGACCTGGGACGAGATGGGCGGCTAG